The Bacteroidota bacterium genome includes a region encoding these proteins:
- a CDS encoding efflux RND transporter periplasmic adaptor subunit, translating to MNTKSSILKKVLYVIIPLAIIAIVVIKLKTNKEITQSKVYQYDKEQAINVQVDRLQLENVNAEYSYSGTFEPNKETKISAELQGKINAILVDAGSVVSKGQPLIQLDNSLLKLQLQTIEVQIEGLEADVNRYTILAKADAIQGVQLEKAELGLKSAKVQKATLLEQINKTTIKAPFSGVVTAKLSEEGAFAAPGVPLLQITDITTLKFTVNVSEKDLSQFKLNQSYSLTADAYSEILLTGKTTMIGSKANMGSSFPIQFTVNNTSDLKIKSGMFGKVLLKNETSGKGIIIPSSAIQGTDNQPQVYVVKNGKALLQNITISKKTQNKAVVSNGLNEGDVIVINGFINLFDGANVTVK from the coding sequence ATGAATACAAAATCATCAATCCTAAAAAAAGTGCTATACGTCATCATACCGTTGGCGATAATTGCCATTGTAGTAATTAAGTTAAAAACAAACAAGGAAATTACGCAGAGTAAAGTGTATCAATACGATAAAGAACAAGCTATAAATGTTCAAGTAGATAGATTGCAACTTGAAAATGTGAATGCAGAATATTCTTATTCAGGCACATTTGAGCCCAACAAGGAAACAAAAATAAGTGCCGAATTACAAGGGAAAATTAACGCCATTTTAGTAGATGCTGGTAGCGTGGTAAGTAAAGGTCAACCTTTAATTCAATTGGATAATTCATTGCTGAAATTGCAATTGCAAACTATTGAAGTGCAAATAGAAGGATTGGAAGCAGATGTAAACCGCTATACCATTTTAGCTAAAGCGGATGCCATTCAAGGTGTTCAATTAGAAAAAGCGGAGTTAGGTTTGAAATCTGCAAAAGTTCAGAAAGCAACCTTATTGGAGCAGATAAATAAAACCACTATCAAAGCACCTTTTAGCGGAGTGGTTACTGCAAAATTAAGTGAAGAAGGAGCTTTTGCTGCACCGGGCGTTCCATTGCTCCAAATAACGGACATTACAACTTTAAAATTCACCGTAAATGTTTCCGAAAAAGATTTAAGTCAGTTCAAATTAAATCAAAGCTATTCGCTTACGGCAGATGCCTATTCTGAAATTTTATTGACTGGAAAAACTACTATGATTGGCAGTAAAGCTAATATGGGCAGTAGTTTTCCTATTCAGTTTACAGTAAATAATACATCCGACTTGAAAATAAAATCTGGGATGTTTGGTAAAGTTTTACTCAAAAACGAAACGTCTGGAAAGGGAATTATCATACCGTCATCTGCAATACAAGGCACAGATAACCAACCACAGGTTTATGTTGTGAAAAATGGCAAAGCCCTTTTGCAAAACATCACTATTTCAAAAAAGACACAAAACAAAGCAGTTGTGTCAAATGGATTAAATGAAGGTGATGTAATTGTAATAAATGGCTTCATCAATCTTTTTGATGGAGCGAATGTAACGGTTAAATAA
- a CDS encoding efflux RND transporter permease subunit — protein MNITEISIKRPSLIIVLFSVFTLLGFIGYKNLSYELMPDFNQPVVVIKTVYPGAEPNEVETSVSRKIEDALSNLEGVDYLVTKSLPNASIIIANLKYGSDLDKSMQDAQRYIDNIRKDLPQDILSPVMSKVSPNDLPIMSISATSNLSATEFYQKMKDDYLPQIQQIKGVAEITVLGGEEREIQVKINQDKLKLYKISMVQVVEAINRSGLDLPAGKVQTEKESNSVRLTGKFASIEDIKNVQVAMPVIGSPVYVKDIADVIDGIKETTSISRYNGKNGIGLMLKKQGDANAVDVSKLVREKFQTIEQQNASSGVKFIIADDSTDNTIAAVNSVVFDLILAVLLVSLVMLLFLRSFRNSLIVLVAIPTSLVTAFAVMWLLGYTLNLMTLLAMSLIIGILVDDATVVLENIQKHLDKGKDKRSAAMDGRMEIGFAALSITLVDVVVFLPILFLQVFVADMLKQFSVVVVTSTLTSLLVGFTLTPWMASRIGKKEDLQPTNFFNRFLLWFEIQLENFNEWYGRRLEWVLSHKLAFTGIVIVLFAMTLGIMKQGIIGKELISTGDQGKFRMALEFDKSTSIHQNNLIAQKIETYIIQQPEVATVFSNIGGPSTGIGSLGVGSANKTEFTIQLKSKKELDNLPTETFMKNLREDLKSKFPSINYSMAALGLIPRSAPIEITLSGSNLDLVMKTGDELKTVIEKIPGADNVRLSVEAGSPEYKIIPDKDKMQRLGLTTAYVGLNLRTAFTGNDEATLTENGTEYPVRIWLDEFSRRNFEDVQSLSIINPMGIPVEVSQFASVEQDNSPSLLERKDRQPAVTLTADALGRPSGTVADDVVAYLKENPLPKGIQMTWGSDIKRQNDSFGALGSVLLISFLLIYLIMVALYDSFVYPFVVLFSIPVAAIGAFFALNLSLSNLSLFALLGLIMLMGLVVKNAILIVDFTNQLKAEGKHFKEALIIAGKGRMRPILMTTLSMVVGMLPIAMATGTAAEWKNGLAWVIIGGLLSSLILTVFLVPMVYYLVDTAKGKINRKK, from the coding sequence ATGAATATTACAGAAATATCAATCAAACGTCCTTCGCTGATAATAGTGCTTTTCAGCGTATTTACTTTATTAGGATTTATCGGGTATAAAAATTTAAGTTACGAGTTAATGCCTGACTTTAACCAGCCTGTGGTTGTAATTAAAACTGTTTACCCTGGTGCCGAACCAAACGAAGTAGAAACATCTGTTTCACGGAAAATCGAAGATGCTTTATCCAACTTGGAAGGTGTAGATTACTTGGTTACAAAGTCATTACCCAATGCTTCTATCATCATAGCCAATCTGAAATACGGATCAGATTTAGACAAATCAATGCAAGACGCACAACGCTACATTGACAACATTCGCAAAGATTTACCACAGGATATTTTAAGTCCTGTAATGAGTAAAGTTTCGCCAAATGATTTGCCGATAATGTCTATCAGTGCAACAAGTAATTTGTCTGCTACCGAGTTTTATCAAAAAATGAAAGATGATTATCTGCCACAAATACAACAAATAAAAGGTGTTGCAGAGATTACTGTTTTAGGCGGTGAAGAAAGAGAAATACAAGTAAAAATAAATCAGGACAAACTGAAATTGTATAAAATTTCAATGGTTCAGGTAGTTGAAGCAATTAATCGTTCTGGCTTAGACTTACCTGCTGGAAAGGTGCAAACCGAGAAAGAAAGTAATTCAGTTCGTTTAACGGGAAAATTTGCATCTATTGAGGATATTAAAAATGTTCAGGTGGCAATGCCAGTTATAGGAAGTCCAGTTTATGTAAAAGACATTGCAGATGTTATAGATGGCATAAAAGAAACAACTTCCATCAGTCGTTACAACGGTAAAAACGGCATTGGTTTAATGCTGAAAAAACAAGGTGATGCAAATGCTGTTGATGTTTCAAAATTGGTGCGGGAGAAATTTCAAACCATTGAACAACAAAATGCAAGTTCGGGTGTGAAATTTATTATTGCAGACGATAGCACCGACAACACAATTGCAGCCGTTAATTCCGTTGTTTTCGATTTGATTTTGGCGGTGTTGTTGGTATCGTTGGTGATGCTTTTATTTCTGCGAAGTTTTAGAAATTCTTTAATCGTTTTGGTAGCTATTCCAACATCTTTAGTTACTGCATTCGCTGTGATGTGGCTTTTGGGTTACACCTTAAACTTAATGACCCTGCTTGCAATGTCTTTAATCATTGGTATTTTGGTAGATGATGCTACCGTAGTTTTAGAAAACATTCAAAAGCACTTAGATAAAGGAAAAGACAAACGATCTGCTGCAATGGATGGCAGAATGGAAATTGGCTTTGCTGCTTTATCCATCACCTTAGTTGACGTTGTGGTTTTTTTACCTATTCTTTTTCTACAAGTGTTTGTTGCTGATATGCTAAAGCAGTTTTCGGTTGTAGTAGTAACTTCTACTCTCACCAGTTTATTGGTTGGTTTTACTTTAACGCCTTGGATGGCTTCTCGTATTGGCAAAAAAGAAGACTTACAACCTACCAATTTTTTCAATCGCTTTTTACTATGGTTTGAAATTCAATTAGAAAACTTTAATGAATGGTATGGTCGAAGATTAGAATGGGTATTGAGCCATAAATTAGCTTTTACAGGTATCGTTATTGTGCTTTTTGCAATGACTTTAGGCATTATGAAACAAGGTATTATTGGTAAAGAATTAATATCAACTGGCGACCAAGGAAAATTTAGAATGGCATTAGAATTTGATAAGTCCACATCTATACATCAAAACAATTTAATTGCTCAAAAGATTGAAACATACATTATTCAACAACCCGAAGTAGCAACGGTATTCAGCAACATTGGCGGACCAAGCACTGGTATTGGAAGTTTAGGTGTAGGTTCAGCAAATAAAACGGAATTTACTATTCAATTAAAATCCAAAAAAGAATTGGATAATTTACCTACCGAAACTTTTATGAAAAATCTTCGGGAAGATCTAAAGTCAAAATTTCCGAGTATCAATTATTCAATGGCAGCATTGGGTTTAATTCCACGTTCAGCACCAATCGAAATTACGTTAAGTGGTAGCAATTTGGATTTGGTGATGAAAACAGGCGATGAATTGAAAACGGTAATAGAAAAAATTCCCGGTGCGGATAATGTTCGCTTATCCGTTGAAGCAGGTAGTCCCGAATACAAAATAATTCCCGACAAAGATAAAATGCAACGATTAGGTTTAACAACCGCTTATGTTGGTTTGAACCTAAGAACTGCCTTTACAGGAAATGATGAAGCAACTCTAACCGAAAACGGAACAGAATATCCTGTAAGAATTTGGTTAGATGAATTTAGCAGACGAAATTTTGAAGATGTTCAATCACTTTCCATTATTAACCCAATGGGTATACCAGTTGAAGTTTCACAATTTGCAAGCGTTGAGCAAGACAATTCTCCGTCATTATTAGAACGAAAAGACCGACAACCAGCAGTTACGCTTACAGCAGATGCTTTAGGTAGACCATCAGGAACTGTTGCTGATGATGTAGTTGCTTATCTTAAAGAAAATCCATTGCCAAAAGGAATTCAAATGACTTGGGGTAGCGACATCAAAAGACAGAATGATAGTTTTGGAGCATTAGGTTCAGTATTGCTCATTTCATTTTTGCTGATTTACCTGATAATGGTAGCACTTTATGACAGCTTTGTTTATCCATTTGTTGTTTTGTTTTCTATTCCAGTTGCTGCAATTGGGGCGTTTTTCGCTTTGAATTTGTCGTTAAGCAATTTGAGTTTATTCGCATTATTGGGTTTAATTATGCTAATGGGCTTAGTGGTAAAAAACGCTATTCTAATTGTCGATTTTACCAATCAATTAAAAGCAGAAGGTAAACATTTCAAAGAAGCCTTAATCATAGCAGGAAAAGGTCGTATGCGACCAATTCTAATGACAACGCTTTCAATGGTTGTTGGTATGCTTCCAATCGCAATGGCGACAGGAACAGCAGCAGAATGGAAAAACGGACTTGCTTGGGTAATAATTGGCGGACTTCTTTCATCTTTAATTTTAACTGTGTTTTTAGTGCCTATGGTTTATTATTTGGTTGACACAGCAAAAGGAAAAATAAATCGTAAAAAATAA
- a CDS encoding DUF2141 domain-containing protein, whose product MKITIITLLAFALSLTLYSFAKPNTETFSLTIDVKNLRNEKGVVQFALYNKDGSIPDEDYEDYYKILKGEIINGSSTISFKNIPTGKYAVNILHDENKNGKIDKGFILPIEGIGFSNFQSIGLTNRPNFSRASFELKENKTINVKVIYM is encoded by the coding sequence ATGAAAATAACAATCATAACACTACTCGCATTTGCGTTATCACTCACACTTTATTCATTTGCTAAACCAAATACAGAAACATTTTCTTTAACAATTGATGTAAAGAATTTACGGAATGAAAAAGGAGTAGTTCAATTTGCACTTTATAACAAAGACGGCTCAATTCCAGATGAAGATTATGAGGATTATTACAAAATTTTGAAAGGAGAAATTATAAACGGCTCATCTACGATTTCTTTTAAAAATATTCCAACTGGAAAATATGCTGTTAACATTTTACACGATGAAAACAAAAATGGCAAAATTGATAAAGGATTTATTTTACCGATAGAAGGTATTGGGTTCTCAAATTTTCAATCAATTGGCTTGACAAACAGACCCAATTTTTCAAGAGCAAGTTTTGAGTTGAAAGAAAACAAGACAATTAATGTAAAGGTGATTTATATGTAA
- a CDS encoding thioredoxin family protein: protein MAKSIFYHAGCPVCVSAEHDIVNLIGATNVEIVHIGEDRNRIAEAEKTGVKSVPALLTPNGNVLHINFGASMADVKG from the coding sequence ATGGCAAAATCAATTTTCTATCACGCAGGATGTCCTGTATGTGTGAGTGCAGAGCACGACATCGTTAACCTAATTGGAGCAACTAATGTAGAAATCGTTCACATTGGCGAAGACCGCAACCGCATTGCAGAAGCCGAAAAGACAGGTGTAAAATCTGTTCCAGCTTTGCTAACTCCAAATGGCAATGTATTACACATCAATTTTGGTGCGTCTATGGCTGACGTAAAAGGCTAA
- a CDS encoding DUF2024 family protein has product MEISVYDTVFKKEDGTLLKFDILVPSSFTDLEKIYEFGNSYLKAENISATNLISADECAFCHMEVATKAIENDIRQKGYSIFKHWGFETLVK; this is encoded by the coding sequence ATGGAAATTTCAGTTTACGATACGGTTTTTAAAAAAGAAGATGGAACGCTACTCAAATTTGACATACTTGTTCCATCAAGTTTTACTGACTTAGAGAAAATTTACGAGTTCGGTAATTCCTATTTAAAAGCTGAAAATATTAGTGCCACTAACCTCATAAGTGCTGATGAATGTGCTTTTTGTCATATGGAAGTAGCTACTAAAGCGATTGAAAATGATATAAGGCAAAAGGGATATTCAATTTTTAAGCACTGGGGATTCGAAACTTTAGTAAAATAA
- a CDS encoding DUF2024 family protein: MKVAVWDTYVTKKDGSIIHFDIVAPEEIKDTTIIYGYGREYLKTKGQEDQPLTSKECRFCHIETVRPLWEVEIKQKGYFIIEMENCK, encoded by the coding sequence ATGAAAGTAGCAGTTTGGGACACCTATGTAACAAAAAAAGATGGTAGCATAATACACTTCGACATTGTCGCACCCGAAGAAATTAAAGATACTACCATAATTTACGGTTATGGTAGAGAATATTTAAAAACCAAAGGACAAGAAGATCAACCCTTAACATCAAAAGAATGTAGATTCTGCCACATCGAAACAGTGCGACCCCTATGGGAAGTTGAAATCAAACAAAAAGGGTATTTCATTATTGAAATGGAAAACTGTAAATGA
- a CDS encoding winged helix-turn-helix transcriptional regulator, translating into MKKSSFHLTEQNQKIESRIVVALERISEAFRVLLWNESKENSLSPIQIQILIFIYFHSLEKCKVGYLADEFNMTKATISDSVKILLSKELVTKETDPIDTRSFSLSLTYEGKKIAKKASLFASSIEQPIEKLTQEQKTIMLNGLLKLIYDLNKSGIITIQRMCFTCSNYQLEKGVHYCKLLKCQLAENELRIDCAEHELQL; encoded by the coding sequence ATGAAGAAATCATCTTTTCACTTAACGGAGCAAAACCAAAAAATTGAAAGTCGCATTGTTGTTGCTTTGGAACGAATTTCAGAAGCATTCAGAGTATTACTATGGAATGAAAGCAAAGAAAACTCATTAAGTCCGATACAAATTCAAATTTTAATTTTCATTTATTTCCACTCGCTGGAAAAGTGTAAAGTAGGATATTTGGCAGATGAGTTCAATATGACAAAAGCTACAATAAGCGATAGCGTAAAAATTTTGCTTTCAAAAGAACTAGTAACCAAGGAGACTGATCCAATTGACACTAGGAGTTTTTCGCTATCACTCACATACGAAGGAAAAAAAATAGCAAAGAAGGCTTCATTATTTGCTTCATCAATAGAACAACCCATTGAAAAACTGACACAGGAACAAAAAACAATAATGCTTAATGGATTGCTGAAATTGATTTATGACCTAAACAAATCAGGCATCATCACTATTCAAAGAATGTGTTTTACTTGCTCTAATTATCAACTTGAGAAAGGTGTTCACTACTGCAAACTTTTGAAATGTCAACTTGCCGAAAACGAATTGAGAATAGATTGTGCAGAACACGAATTGCAGCTATGA
- a CDS encoding YggS family pyridoxal phosphate-dependent enzyme — protein sequence MSLIVENLAKIKLRIKNAAEFSGRNFNEIKLLLATKTVSAQNIITGIETGETLIGENKIQELKDKYEELKNTPHQTHFIGHLQTNKIKEVIKYADCIQSIDRIELAEKLQKRLEFENRTLDVFIQVNTSYEASKFGVSPENTLTFAQQVKQLDRLNIKGLMTIGLFSAETEKVRKCFQLLKNIQIRMLEKDLPVYELSMGMSNDLEIAIEEGSTIIRVGTAIFGKRPYPDSYYWNDKQANPQL from the coding sequence ATGAGTTTAATTGTTGAAAATTTAGCCAAAATTAAACTACGAATAAAAAATGCAGCCGAATTTTCAGGCAGAAACTTCAATGAAATTAAACTTCTACTAGCAACTAAAACAGTTTCGGCTCAAAATATTATTACTGGAATCGAAACAGGAGAAACCTTAATTGGAGAAAATAAAATACAAGAGCTAAAAGATAAATATGAAGAACTGAAAAATACTCCGCACCAAACCCATTTCATAGGACATCTTCAAACCAACAAAATCAAGGAAGTTATAAAATATGCTGACTGCATACAATCGATTGACAGAATTGAATTAGCTGAAAAATTGCAAAAGAGATTGGAATTTGAAAATAGAACCTTGGATGTTTTTATCCAAGTTAACACCTCTTATGAAGCAAGTAAGTTTGGTGTTTCACCCGAAAATACTTTGACTTTTGCTCAACAAGTTAAACAACTTGACAGACTAAATATTAAAGGTTTAATGACCATCGGACTTTTTTCTGCGGAAACAGAAAAAGTTCGCAAGTGCTTTCAATTACTAAAGAACATTCAGATACGAATGTTAGAAAAAGACTTACCTGTTTACGAATTATCAATGGGAATGAGCAACGATTTAGAAATAGCCATTGAAGAAGGTTCAACGATAATTCGTGTTGGAACTGCAATATTCGGCAAACGTCCTTATCCAGACAGCTATTATTGGAATGACAAACAAGCCAACCCACAGCTGTAA
- a CDS encoding type II toxin-antitoxin system RelE/ParE family toxin, translated as MGLEKVRTVFLFKDYFTDFYTKQKQKVKDKILWTFRIIESQKHVPEDYLKHIEGTTGLYEIRVQQGGDIFRIFCFFDEGKLIVLANGFQKKSQKTPRAEIEKALKIKTEYEEEK; from the coding sequence ATGGGACTTGAGAAAGTGAGAACGGTGTTTTTGTTTAAGGACTATTTTACTGACTTCTATACAAAACAGAAGCAAAAAGTAAAGGACAAAATACTTTGGACTTTCAGAATTATAGAAAGTCAAAAACATGTGCCGGAGGACTATTTAAAACATATTGAAGGCACGACCGGACTTTATGAAATCAGAGTGCAGCAGGGTGGCGACATTTTTCGAATATTTTGCTTTTTTGATGAAGGGAAACTGATCGTCCTGGCAAATGGATTTCAGAAAAAATCGCAAAAGACTCCAAGGGCAGAAATTGAAAAAGCTTTAAAAATTAAAACCGAATATGAAGAAGAAAAATAA
- a CDS encoding helix-turn-helix transcriptional regulator — MKKKNNLKSLDQFVEEQYGKKGTAKRDKFEKGFKAFELGVLIQQARLKKGMTQEELALKCGTNKGYISKIENNIKEVRISTLQKIVELGLDGHLELTIKL, encoded by the coding sequence ATGAAGAAGAAAAATAATCTAAAATCTCTTGACCAATTTGTGGAAGAACAATATGGTAAAAAAGGGACTGCTAAACGTGATAAATTTGAGAAGGGATTTAAAGCATTTGAACTTGGAGTTTTAATTCAACAAGCGCGACTTAAAAAAGGAATGACTCAAGAAGAACTTGCATTAAAGTGCGGAACTAATAAAGGCTATATTTCTAAAATCGAAAATAATATTAAAGAAGTGCGCATATCGACATTACAAAAAATAGTGGAACTTGGTTTGGACGGACATCTTGAACTTACAATTAAACTTTGA
- a CDS encoding type II toxin-antitoxin system RelE/ParE family toxin — translation MGLEKVRTVFLFKDYFTDFYAKQKQKVKDKIIWTFRIIEGQKYVPEDYLKHIEGTTGLYEIRVQQGGDIFRIFCFFDEGKLIVLANGFQKKSQKTPKTEIEKALKIKKEYEEEK, via the coding sequence ATGGGACTTGAGAAAGTGAGAACGGTGTTTTTGTTTAAGGACTATTTTACTGACTTCTATGCAAAACAGAAGCAAAAAGTAAAGGACAAAATAATTTGGACTTTCAGAATTATTGAAGGACAAAAATATGTGCCGGAGGACTATTTAAAACATATCGAAGGCACGACCGGACTTTATGAAATCAGAGTTCAGCAGGGTGGCGACATTTTTCGAATATTTTGCTTTTTTGATGAAGGAAAGTTGATCGTCCTTGCAAATGGATTTCAGAAAAAATCGCAAAAGACTCCGAAGACAGAGATAGAAAAAGCTTTAAAAATTAAAAAAGAATATGAAGAAGAAAAATAA
- a CDS encoding helix-turn-helix transcriptional regulator, whose product MKKKNNLKSLDQFVEEQYGKKGTVKRDKFEKGFKSFELGVLIQQARLKKGMTQEELALKCGTNKGYISKIENNIKEVRISTLQKIVELGLGGHLELTIKL is encoded by the coding sequence ATGAAGAAGAAAAATAATTTAAAATCCCTTGACCAATTTGTAGAAGAACAATATGGTAAAAAAGGGACGGTAAAACGTGATAAATTTGAGAAAGGCTTTAAATCATTTGAACTTGGTGTTTTAATTCAACAGGCGCGACTAAAAAAAGGAATGACTCAAGAAGAACTTGCGTTGAAATGCGGAACAAATAAAGGATACATTTCTAAAATAGAAAATAATATTAAAGAAGTCCGCATATCAACATTACAAAAAATAGTGGAACTTGGGTTGGGGGGACATCTTGAACTGACAATTAAACTTTGA
- a CDS encoding winged helix-turn-helix transcriptional regulator — MDNNSCIRQQADIKQINRCKDRVSELNGSFDYLSNGLELAGNNVRLKILFLLYEEKRLCVCDISDILGMTISAVSQHLRKLKDRKLIETEREAQTIFYSLTKEYEKMLKPFFKILDENKILETI; from the coding sequence ATGGACAATAATTCTTGCATAAGACAACAAGCGGACATTAAACAAATAAACCGTTGTAAAGACCGAGTTTCAGAACTCAACGGCTCGTTTGACTATTTATCGAACGGACTTGAATTGGCGGGAAACAACGTAAGACTGAAAATTCTCTTTCTACTTTATGAAGAAAAACGACTTTGTGTTTGCGACATCAGCGACATTCTCGGTATGACAATTTCGGCAGTTTCTCAACACTTGCGAAAACTTAAAGACCGAAAACTAATTGAAACCGAACGAGAAGCTCAAACCATTTTTTACTCATTGACAAAGGAGTATGAAAAAATGTTGAAACCGTTTTTTAAAATTCTTGATGAAAACAAAATCTTGGAAACAATATGA
- the merTP gene encoding mercuric transport protein MerTP: MKTDNKLIGAGLLTAIAASLCCITPVLALIAGTSGLASTFSWLEPFRPYFIGLTILVLGFAWYQKLKPKKQIDCNCDTEEKPKFIQSKMFLGIITAFAIVMLAFPYYSSIFYPKTEKQIIVVDKSNVQKVEFTISGMTCASCEEHVNHEVNKLTGIISSNASYENGNAIVEFDNSKTNISEIEKAINSTGYSVTDKKEN, translated from the coding sequence ATGAAAACAGACAATAAACTAATCGGTGCAGGACTTTTGACAGCTATTGCAGCTTCATTATGTTGCATTACACCTGTTTTAGCTCTAATAGCAGGAACAAGCGGACTTGCGTCAACTTTTTCTTGGCTTGAACCTTTCAGACCGTATTTTATCGGCTTGACAATTTTGGTGCTTGGATTTGCTTGGTATCAAAAATTGAAACCTAAAAAGCAAATTGACTGCAACTGTGACACGGAAGAAAAACCAAAATTCATTCAGTCAAAAATGTTTTTAGGAATTATTACTGCATTTGCAATTGTTATGCTTGCCTTTCCTTACTATTCAAGCATTTTCTACCCAAAGACAGAAAAGCAAATCATCGTAGTTGACAAATCAAATGTGCAAAAAGTGGAATTTACAATTAGCGGAATGACTTGTGCAAGTTGCGAAGAACACGTTAATCACGAAGTAAATAAATTGACAGGAATAATAAGTTCAAACGCTTCTTATGAAAATGGAAATGCAATCGTAGAATTTGACAACTCAAAAACAAATATTTCTGAAATTGAAAAAGCAATAAACTCAACAGGATATTCCGTAACCGACAAAAAAGAAAATTAA
- a CDS encoding DUF4262 domain-containing protein, with protein MTDDHSQHDNQSKQRIVEDIEKYSCHIALLEPDNYLPGFAYTIGLYEKFGHPEIICFGLPTNVMGSVLNTARDIVKQGGKITTTKQYPDFLNNYNVEFINVDKEFYANYFGYAGWYYNMTFNFPVLQLVWPDKQNKFPWDKDFNPDWKFKQPLLDRNTDFKFYEERNVAVFTTKQAFEGQPILFVYHNENGDWQFQTSELPDIQDSMVVALENITKLDPTINEIYHLQYGWRAWRKSTAEDWQYEKYLPEE; from the coding sequence ATGACAGACGACCACTCACAACATGACAATCAATCTAAACAGCGAATCGTTGAGGATATTGAGAAATACAGCTGTCATATAGCCCTCTTGGAGCCTGACAATTATTTGCCAGGTTTTGCTTATACAATTGGACTATATGAAAAATTTGGCCATCCAGAGATAATATGTTTCGGCTTGCCGACAAATGTTATGGGGTCTGTTTTAAACACCGCACGTGATATTGTAAAGCAAGGTGGTAAAATTACGACCACCAAACAATACCCTGATTTTCTCAACAACTATAATGTTGAATTTATTAATGTTGATAAGGAATTTTATGCTAATTACTTTGGCTATGCTGGTTGGTATTATAACATGACTTTTAACTTTCCTGTTTTACAATTGGTTTGGCCCGACAAACAAAACAAATTTCCTTGGGACAAAGACTTTAATCCCGACTGGAAATTCAAACAACCATTACTCGACCGTAACACAGACTTCAAATTCTACGAAGAAAGGAATGTTGCTGTTTTTACAACAAAACAAGCATTTGAAGGGCAACCTATCTTATTCGTATACCATAACGAAAACGGAGATTGGCAATTTCAAACTAGTGAATTACCGGACATTCAAGATTCAATGGTAGTTGCACTCGAAAATATAACCAAACTGGATCCCACTATTAATGAGATTTATCACTTACAATATGGGTGGCGCGCTTGGAGAAAAAGCACAGCGGAAGATTGGCAATACGAAAAATATTTGCCAGAAGAATAA